One window of the Suricata suricatta isolate VVHF042 chromosome 7, meerkat_22Aug2017_6uvM2_HiC, whole genome shotgun sequence genome contains the following:
- the CDKN1A gene encoding cyclin-dependent kinase inhibitor 1 — protein sequence MSEPSRDAHQILHGSKACRRLFGPVDSEQLRRDCDALMASCVQEARERWNFDFVTETPLEGDFVWERVRGLGLPKLHLPTGPRGARDDLGGGKRPSTSPALLQGTAQEDHLDLSLSCTLMPHSPERPEASPGAPGTSQGRKRRQTSMTDFYHSKRRLIFSKRKP from the exons ATGTCGGAGCCGTCCAGGGATGCCCACCAGATCCTGCATGGCAGCAAGGCCTGCCGCCGCCTCTTCGGCCCCGTGGACAGCGAGCAGCTGCGCCGAGACTGTGACGCGTTAATGGCCAGCTGCGTCCAGGAGGCCCGTGAGCGATGGAACTTTGACTTCGTCACCGAGACACCGCTGGAGGGCGACTTTGTCTGGGAGCGCGTGCGGGGCCTGGGCCTGCCCAAGCTCCACCTGCCTACGGGGCCCCGGGGGGCCCGGGATGACCTGGGCGGGGGCAAGCGGCCCAGCACCTCTCCTGCCCTGCTGCAGGGGACAGCTCAGGAGGACCACCTGGACCTGTCCCTGTCCTGCACTCTCATGCCTCACTCCCCTGAGCGGCCGGAGGCGTCTCCGGGTGCACCTGGCACCTCTCAGGGCCGAAAACGGCGGCAGACCAGCATGACAG atTTCTATCACTCCAAACGTCGGCTGATCTTCTCCAAGAGGAAGCCCTAA